The genome window gggtgatggagtgggtgcGGTTTAATGCAGAACAATCTTGTTTATCCAGGTCAGATTTCAACTTAGAGACCTGCAACGCTGTATCCAAGAAACCAGGGACCCTTGCTGGCTCTGAAAACATCACTGCTAACAATGTCTCTGTCTTCCTTTCACAGAACTCTGTGAAGGGGAAAAGCAGGGAAACACAAATAGTTAAAAGACAGTCTGAAATGACTGCCAGGTATGAAGAGTGGGCAGATAAAAGATCAGCCAATCAGGTTGGGTCTGATGGGCCAAGTTACTTATCACTGTTGCTATCCTAGCCTGCCTTTGTTATTGGATCCTGAGAGCTCTACGTCAGCCTGCAGTGTTGTTTCAGTGGCATCATTTCTTGGAAAAAGCTGGTTTTGTTTTCTACGATAAGTTTCAATTCAGCATCAGGAAATTGCTGCCCTTCTGTTAGAGCAGGAAATCGGAACATAGGACACTCATTCTCGATTGACTCAGAATTAAAGGGCCATCTGAAGCTGTGAAAGAAATTCAAAGAACATTATTTCGAATGAACATAATGAGGTACAGAACACTGTAAATTCTCCTGTATTTAAGCTTTATTTTTTAACCATTGCATGGAAGCTTGATTACAGAAGTTTGCCGAATGCATTGCTGTTACTGTATTTGGTGCACAGTGTTGGTATTGTGCATTCATAGGCACGTCATTAAAAGGCAGATCAGGCTGCTTGTGTCGAAAGTAAAGCAGAGTTATTATTTCAGGCCAATAAGCTTTCATTGCAAGAAATTATCTCCCAGTTAAACAGATTACAGCCCAGTCCGTTGTTTCAAGAACTTCAGACAGATAAACATATCCAGTACTTTCTGTTGTTATTTAGACGTCTAGTATCTGCAACACTTTCTGTACCATTTTGGATGCTTAGCAGTGCCAGGACTGGTgagagtaaaggctgatttatacttgtacaTACTAGCTTACACCGCATCCTATGCAAGTGGGCTACgtcgttgtgagcatttatacttgtgtgttggtgtgcctgcgtcgctctgcaattcactgccaaaacactagctggtggtggggtttctatgccattgTGTTGAGTTTCtgcatgttgaaactcaacacgaagaaactcaaacttcaaacaatggtgactgaaactgaaggagggtgaattttctgtgcttgtccagccTCTGAgtgacatggacgaggaaatgcatttcaaatattttcggatgtcggcaggtagatttgacaatttggttcatcgtctctaaccatttatttcgcatcagtgtatgcacagtatactcagagactggcaatcaccattcgagttttagcttcaggtggaagtcaacaggctgtagcagatagctacaaactggcatcaagcacagggtcctatataattttggaggtctgtaaagctttatggaaagcattgcagccagtgttccttccctgcctttcagtcacccaatgggaagctattgcagcataggaggaaatacgatgctaccaagccgaccaatcacagttgttgtggtctgcgacgccgcgacgcgtagttacattttgggagaagtgcacgttaggctacggcatagggttgGTGTTCAGTACAGCATAGGGTGTGCTGCAACGCCGTATGtacagcgtacatttgacgcacaagtataaatcagcctttagatgtCAATCTCAGCGTCACACAGACGAAAGTAGGCCTTTCGCCCATCATTTTCATGTTGACCATCAAGTATCCATCTATACTCATCCCATTGACCAACAACTTTTCTGCAGGTTTCTACACCTCAATGATTCAAATGTTAACTGTTGTGAGGATACTGTCTTCCCCACTCATTTCTAGCAATGTGTTCAGCTTagaaacaacatccattgacagACTTTCAAAGCTTTCTATCCTTTACTCTATATCTACACCAGATAGTTACACATGATTCTGACTTAGGATATATTTTCTATAATCTACCCTAACTGTggccatcataattttgtattcttcCTTTTCCTTCAAGGACAACCAACCTAGCTTATCAAGTCTCTTCTCAGACTTCTTCATGCATGGAGCAGATCTCATTGTGACATTATACACTATATAATGTCAAGCATCTCCTCTTCATCTGGCACAAGCAGAGCTACTTggttaaacattttaattccgattcccattccccattccgctGTGCCAATCCGTGACCTCCTCTTGGGCTGAAATGAGGCCACCCagtagagtggaggagcaacaccatacattccgtctgggtagcctccaatctgatggcatgaatattgatttctccttccggtaaacaaatccctcccccacctctagTCCCcaccttttaccttttctcatgtgcctattacttcccccagggtcccctgctccttccctttctcctgtggcccactctcctctcctctcagatttcctcttctctagccctttacctttcccacccgcctagcttcacctatcaccttccagctagcctccttcccgcACCACCCCCCTCACCCCCGCAAATTTTTATTCTAGTTATCTTCCTTCTTCTCAGCTCTGGAGATGGGgtcctcagcccaaaatattcactatctattcatttctctagatgctgcttgacctgctgagttctttcagaattttgtgtatgctcctttgaatttccagaatctgcagattttctcatgtttattatgcactcagtgaccacgcAGTTCGGTATCTCTTGTGGCTGCTGAGtaaatgttcatggtcttctgatgCTGCTGCCTATCCAATTCAAGCTTTGAAGCGTTGTGCTTATAGAGATGCTGTTCAGCAGACCACTCTTATTTGAGTTACGATTGTTTGAGTTACCGTTGCTTTCCTGGTAGCTTGAACTAGCGTGGCTAtttttctttgaccattctcattaacaaggcatttttgcccacagaacattGGGTTTTTATTTTTGTGGTTTTTTtggcatcattctctgtaaactctgagacttgtgtgtgaaaatcccaggagaccagcagtttctgagatactcaaaccaccccatctagcaccaacaatcattccatggtcaaagtcattagCTATTctattgtttggtctgaacaacaactgaagctcttgaccatgtctgcatgcttttatgcattgaattgctgaaaCATGAGTGGCCGTTTAGATAttggcattaacaagcaggtgtacaggtgtgcatAATAAAGTGTACAACTGGATTTATATGGTAAtaatgcaaatataaaataaaagtaaCTTCTATTTGGGCTCAGTAGATGTACAACTTGAAATTTATTCACGTGTTGTTTAAAGTTCAGAGGACACAATAACTCCCGGCTTTGTTACAAGTAACGATGTGAAGAAAAATGATCATGTATGAAGTGCTGAATTTCGTGAATGTTCTTCACttgcagcaacacacaaagaGATTTGTTGAAAGAGAAGCTCGATCAGCTTCAGTGTCACTTCACGTGGAGCCCTCAGAAGGAAACCATTGACTTGGAAGATGTGATGTACAGATTGCAAGATGCTATAAGTCTCGGTGTGAAATACCAAGCCACGTGTCACAACCAACTCGCTTTCATAAATTGTCTGCAGGGCAAGAATAAAGAAGCCATTCAGAACTTAAATGAAGCTGAAGAGATTTTGAAGGACAACCACAAAGATGAATTTGAAAGAAGCATCATAATCACCTATGGAAACTTTGCCTGGGTGCATTACCACATGGGACAACTGACCGAGGCCCAGTCCTACCTCGACAAGCTGGAGATGATCTGCAAATCACTCAGTGATGGCCCTCGCTATACAGCAATGATACCCGAAGTGTACGGGGAGAAGGGATGGTCATTGCTGAGGTCAGCTAGTCAGTACTATGAAGAAGCAAAGGAATGCTTTAAGAAGGCTCTGGTGGAAGATCCTGATAATACGGAGTGGATTATGGGGTATGCAACTGCTCTGTCTCGTCTGGAATTATTTTCTGGTACCCCAGAAAATCGGAAACAGTGTCAGTCAGTGAAGCATCTGAGACGGGTGTTGGAGCTTGATCCAGATAATTCCATGGCAATGGTGCTGTTGGCTCTAAAACTACAACAGCTCAAGCAAAAAGAGACAGCAGCTGAATTAGTTGAACGAGCATTGCAGAAAACTCCTGATTTCCCATATGTGCTTCGTTATGCAGCAAAATTTTATAGATTAGAAGAAGACGTGGAGAAAGCCATTGGGCTGTTGAAGAAAGCATTAGAAATAACTCCACTCTCTGCATTTTTGCACGATCAAATTGCTATGTGCTACAGAATTAAATTAGATGAACTGATCAACAATCCTCGTAGCAGAAACCCTCGCAATCCCGCATTTCGCCAGAAAGCAAAGTTGTTCAATCAATGCAAGGATCACTTTGGAAAGGCATTTCAGTACCGTCCTAAAACCGCTATTAAGTCACAACTGGATTTTGCAtgtgtctgtgtaagaaatggaGAGAATTCCAAAGCTAAGGAGATCTACAGTAATCTTTTGAAATTAGATGATATTCGTCCAGAAAATTTGCAGAGAATATGTCTACGTGCTGGGACATTTGAAATGTACCAGAGAAGGTGCGAATCAAATGCCATCAGCCTATTCCTTAAAGGACTGAAGGTTGAATACGACTCAAGTGAACGAAAAAAGTGTCATGATAAATTGAAGAAGTGGACAGAAAAAAATCTTTGCAAGGATCCACATGATAGTAAGGCTCTTGGTATGAAAGGGCTACTGTATCAGCTGAATGGGAACAAGGCTAAAGCTATTGAATACTTCGAGAAGGCCTTGGAGTTTGATCATGAGAATGAGGAATATCTGAGTGCTCTTTATGAATTACGTCTTTCCATTGAGGAACATAATGACACTTGAAATTTACTTGCTTCAGCTTGATCTGAGGATGTTTGTCTCACTAGTCTCTCGTAGTATATTCCTGTAGCACTTTCTTCACTGAGATTTTTATTTACttcttaaattttattttgagatacagtgcagaacagggccTTCCAGCACAAtgagccacactacccagcaaaCAGTTATTTCACACAGGTgaaatcatggggcaatttaaaatgaccaattaagccacgaactgtacgtctttggacagtgggagaaaactggaggaccAGGAGGAAactcagagagaacatacaaactccttacagatggtgccagacttgaactctgaactccgaacggcctgagctgtaatagtgtcgcacaaACCGTGTTGCTACCATAGCAACCCTTTATGAAAGTGTGATTTTCAAATAGTAATTTTGTAattatcctttccagtccttgtgCTTCATTGAAGATTACTCACTCCAGTATTCAGAAACAAAAGTGGGTTTCGGGGATTAAAGTCGAAAGGAACCAACTCTGAAAATCATGATGAGTCTTCTTATGAGATTCCTTGACTGCAggtgacacgaaggttggtggtgtaatGGATAGCACAGAAGTGGCCATAGgttaaaagggaccttttcaggatgcagagctgggctgagaagtggtagatggagttcaatctgcaaaagtgtgaagtgattcacttcggaaggtcaaatttgaaagcaGAGTAGaaggttaatagcaggattcttagcggtgtggaaggagagagggaatcttgtggtccatgtccatagagCCCTCAAAGTTGCCATTCAGATTGATGGGGTTGTTAAAgtgtatagtgtgttggcctcCATTATTGGGGTATTGCGTTCAAAAGTCATGCAGTAAAtttgcagctccataaaatccTGGCTGGGTcaaacttggaatattgtgttcagttctggttgcctcattataggatggatgtggaagctttactaAGGATGCAGAGGACATTGAGAAGTAGCTGAATATAAGTCAATGAGACAATAAGAGGGATAGATTGAGCTGACAGCCAGAGAGTCCCCCCCCCAGGgaaaaaatggctaatacaagggggcataatgttaagttgattggaggaaagtataggggggcatgtcagaggtaaatttcttacacagagtagtaggtactgccaggggtggtggtagggacaTTTATTAAAACACTGAGATAGACACAGGGATGACAGAAGAATGTAgagctatgtaagagggaagaatagattgatcttagaataggttcaaaggtcagcacaacattgtgggctgaaggacctgtgctgtgctttaaagttctatgttctatgtttaaatgtTAATTGTATTTTAGTTTTCAATTTGTATCTTGTACCTTATCAATCAACTGGAATTTTTGAATAGTGATTTTTGAGATAAGACTGAATTTCAAAAACACAGTCAAGATTCCATCCAAAGACACGCCTGAGAGCTAAAATCTTAAATGGCAAGTCTGTCTTAAACAAGTTACAGAAACACCAGCAGAATATTCAGTTCAGCCTGCTGGTGACACTCAAGAATGTCAAATTAATGGACTTTCCAAAGGTAGTATAATAAGAGGGGTTAAAAATAGAGGGGCTGAAGGTTTCAGTCTCAGGCCAAGCAATTCATGGCCAAGAACAATgtttcaagtctgtcatccaggctTGGAATGCAAACACTCTCATAATGGAACTAGAGGTGAAAAGCAGGGTATGTAAAACACCAGAGTTTAGGACAGGCATGTTTCTGTAAAGACGAATGAGAGAGATGGTAAGGGATCTttggatgatgagagacattgtagATTTAGTTAGAAAAAAGGAGAAAGGGGGCATATGTAAGGTATAGGAAGATGAAATTGCACAGAGCCTTAAAAGAAAGCTGAAAAGTAAAGGAacataaagaaaacaagaaattaAAAGTCCAAAATGGATATGGAATTTTCTTGGAGAGTAGTATTAAAGAGTATTCCAAGGAATTTTAATGTACCTCAAAAACAAATGGATAACAAtcgagagggtaggaccactcaaggataagaAAGGTAATTTCTTATACTAGATTTCTAGACTCAATAGAAATGGGTGAGGTATCAGACAAGTAATTTGCATTGGTATTCATAAAGAGAAGGAAATGGAGGATAATGAGAATGATACCAGACATTCTATACCTAGGGCATTTTGAGATCAAGAAGATGATGATGTTGGAGCTCTTGAAGAATATTAAGGGGGATAAGtcaccagggcctgatgggatctaTTGCTGGCTATTCAGAGAATGAAGGAAAAAAGAGTGCTGAGATTTTGAaaactatctttgtattgtctatgACACAGGTGATGTCCCGGATGACAGGACAGCGATTAATTTAATTCCTGAAGAAGGTTCGGTATGGTAGGCACGCGAGCTGAGCAGTCCGAGTaaagctattacagcaccagtgtccTAAATTCAGTTCTGCCACTATCTGGAAGGACTGTAGGTTCTCTTCATGACTGCCTGAATTTCCGCgggggggctctggtttcctcccacattccaaactcgCACAGGTCGTGGTTACACGGGAATCATTTGTGGTGcggactcattgggccagaagggtctgtaaACATGATGCATCTCTAAGttaaaataaagaaaaggaaatgGGTGAAAAAACAGAAACTTATAAATTGGTGAGACTCACATAGCAGTAGGGAAGCTGTTGGAGAGGATCATTAAGAATAGGATTTACTCACATTTGAAAGAACATAAACTTATTAGGgacattcagcatggctttgtgtggagcagatcatgtcttacaaacttgattgagttttttgaggagatgaCAAAGTGATTGTTGAGGGCAGGACAGGAAATGTTTAAATGAACTATAATAAGGCATTTTTACAAGATCACTTATGGAAGGTTGATCAGGAAGATGAAGACTAGTGgtttgaattcagaattggcttgcctattgAAGATAGAGTTTACTGATGGAAGAGTGTTATTCTGGACAAAagtctgtgactagtagtgttccacaggaaacacacataaaatgctggaggaactcagcaggcagtggaggaggccatggatagacagatcagaatgtgaatgggaagtagaattgaaatggatggccactgggtgatcccacacttaggttggaggaacaacaccttatattcatttgggtagcctccaacctgatggcatgaacattgatttctcagacttccagtaatgccccccccaaccccacccccccttcttcaccatttcccatcccctttttcctctctcatcttatctccttgcctgcccatcgcctctctctggtgctcctccacatCTGTTATTTGTtatgccctctccctctcctcgtAAACCAGATTCATGGGGCGTAGTAAGCAGTTATTCGTATATAAGTAATTACTTAAAATATGAGCAGATAATTTGAGACCTTGAAGGACAATTATGGACATAAGAGTTTGGTTAACCTTGATTCAGCAATGTAACCCATTTCTCTATTCATTTTCTCTATTATAAGATACGGATTTTACTTCACCTATGATGaccctgtctgtctgtttgttttTATCTTGTTTGTTCTGTTATTggcaaaacaataaaaataaagttaaaaaaatacgagcagataattaattgttaagcTGCAAAGTAAATTAAAGTTAAACAATCAAATCCAACAGTCTCCCCTGCTTTGATTCTAAATGACACATTTAGGatcattacatctgaaaattcagaggcaCGTATCTACACGAAGTATAGAATAATCAAAAACTACTTGAGTTATGAAATATCAAATGGTATATATTCTTCAAAGTATTCATAGGATTATGTCATGACAGATTGGTAGGCATACTTAAATGAGTTTGAAATAATCCATTAATGGTCCTATACAAATAAAAGAAAGATGTAAACTATGATAAAGCAAATTAGTATAAATATTAGTAAGGGAGTTAATAAGTAGAGAAAATTGGCAAATAAAAGTCAACAACTAATACTAGAATAAACCTCATCATGTCTTCTGGATGGTTAGGGATTTCCTCACTGTAGCCCGGCAGTATATCACTCAGTCAAGAGTTTACTAGTACGTTAGCCACAGCAACAAGCAAAAAGCTTGCCACTGCAAGTGAGCTAAGGTGAAAACAGGGCCCACTCACCAGGAATCAAAGTGTGTCCTCCTTCTGTTGGATCATTCTAAGCAGCAGAAGCCTGTTGAGAAGCAGATGGTACAGCCTGGGTTAATTTCACACAATATTTAACTAAACTGTCTGTCAGAAAGTATTTTACTATGTTAGACTCTCTGAAATTGAGGGCTCCCGGTAGTGACACAGGACACGTTGCTAACCACCTCAAATGGACTTAGTTTAGTTTTCTTGTTAGGGGTTGCTCTGATGCTACACAAGACCATAGAAAGAACTGTATGTAGTCCACGGTACTCCTTTCTCATGATAGTTAGTCAGTTGTTATTTGATCGTTCCATTCATTCATTTGACTTGGCTTGATGACTCTGGGTGATGTGGACAATGAAAAGATCATTCAAAGTTCATCAGTCAACAAATTCCTGACAAACAGACCCAGTGAAATATGTTCCTTGGTCAGTGTCAATGTGACATGGCAATCTCATCTAGTAATATAGTCCTTgatcagagtgtgtgtgtgtgtgggtgtgtgtgtgtgtgtctttcctTGCTAGAATAGCTTCCACTCATCTAGAAAACATATCCATTACTACCAGTAAGTCTGAGTATCCTTGACACTTTGGTAAAAAAATATAGTCCACTTGTAAATGGACCAGGTG of Mobula hypostoma chromosome 19, sMobHyp1.1, whole genome shotgun sequence contains these proteins:
- the LOC134358942 gene encoding interferon-induced protein with tetratricopeptide repeats 5-like isoform X1, with the protein product MNIMSNTQRDLLKEKLDQLQCHFTWSPQKETIDLEDVMYRLQDAISLGVKYQATCHNQLAFINCLQGKNKEAIQNLNEAEEILKDNHKDEFERSIIITYGNFAWVHYHMGQLTEAQSYLDKLEMICKSLSDGPRYTAMIPEVYGEKGWSLLRSASQYYEEAKECFKKALVEDPDNTEWIMGYATALSRLELFSGTPENRKQCQSVKHLRRVLELDPDNSMAMVLLALKLQQLKQKETAAELVERALQKTPDFPYVLRYAAKFYRLEEDVEKAIGLLKKALEITPLSAFLHDQIAMCYRIKLDELINNPRSRNPRNPAFRQKAKLFNQCKDHFGKAFQYRPKTAIKSQLDFACVCVRNGENSKAKEIYSNLLKLDDIRPENLQRICLRAGTFEMYQRRCESNAISLFLKGLKVEYDSSERKKCHDKLKKWTEKNLCKDPHDSKALGMKGLLYQLNGNKAKAIEYFEKALEFDHENEEYLSALYELRLSIEEHNDT